Proteins co-encoded in one Arachis hypogaea cultivar Tifrunner chromosome 13, arahy.Tifrunner.gnm2.J5K5, whole genome shotgun sequence genomic window:
- the LOC112792751 gene encoding uncharacterized protein: MRINSERKPGQNAKQNSVPSYGSAPKDACGNRGRFYGGEDDAFWRLSFGEESHEHNKSSEDILKSTLHNLDGDHANDVIQSSAQFGLSDKRHGRREASLRFKQKDIGMGEERKLPSENECDHGGKEFEFLRRRYERKAQKVFQDQLLKLEKAADNLESEFASSNSKSLENDVLKSESPRTIRTPRTNSYISSVNSKNSGHGNIKEGGVNSGKNTEELRVKVNKKRQSIHVSKELQRRKPRNSPRVRVHSPRMASKVEICKIKAIEDMKKAKLKMKKEEEISEETAGVDSFAVVKCSMDPQQDFRDSMMEMIVQRKISRPEEMEELLACYLTLNSSEYHDIIIKVFREVWLYVNKVCCLKSEAMQLQ; encoded by the coding sequence ATGAGGATTAACTCGGAGCGAAAGCCAGGGCAGAATGCAAAGCAGAATTCTGTTCCATCTTATGGTTCAGCACCAAAGGATGCATGTGGGAATAGAGGTAGGTTTTATGGAGGGGAAGATGATGCCTTCTGGAGACTCTCATTTGGTGAAGAGAGTCATGAGCATAACAAGAGTAGTGAAGATATCTTGAAATCAACACTGCACAATTTGGATGGTGATCATGCCAATGATGTCATTCAGTCCTCAGCACAATTTGGACTGAGTGATAAAAGACATGGAAGAAGAGAAGCTAGTCTGAGGTTCAAGCAGAAGGATATTGGAATGGGAGAGGAAAGAAAGTTGCCAAGTGAGAATGAGTGTGATCATGGAGGAAAGGAATTTGAATTCTTAAGGAGGAGATATGAAAGGAAAGCACAAAAGGTTTTTCAAGATCAACTCTTGAAACTAGAAAAAGCTGCAGATAATCTAGAATCTGAATTTGCATCTAGCAACTCTAAGTCCTTGGAAAATGATGTGCTGAAATCCGAATCGCCTAGAACGATtcgaacaccaagaacaaattcgtACATCTCCTCTGTAAATTCAAAGAATTCTGGCCATGGAAATATTAAAGAAGGTGGTGTTAACTCTGGGAAGAATACTGAAGAGTTGAGAGTGAAGGTTAACAAGAAAAGGCAATCAATACATGTAAGCAAAGAACTTCAGAGGAGGAAGCCAAGGAATAGTCCAAGGGTAAGAGTGCATTCTCCGAGGATGGCTTCCAAGGTCGAAATCTGCAAAATAAAGGCCATAGAAGACATGAAGAAAGCAAAACTAAAGATGAAGAAAGAGgaggaaatttcagaggaaaCGGCAGGTGTAGACAGCTTTGCTGTGGTGAAATGCTCAATGGATCCGCAACAAGACTTCAGAGATTCGATGATGGAGATGATCGTGCAGAGGAAGATCAGCAGGCCAGAAGAAATGGAGGAGCTGTTGGCATGTTATCTCACACTGAATTCTAGTGAGTATCATGATATCATCATCAAGGTTTTTAGGGAGGTGTGGTTATATGTGAACAAGGTTTGTTGTCTTAAATCAGAAGCAATGCAGTTGCAATGA